The genomic region agaaagggaaggcccctatggctagtagtgctcaaaagaaccatgctttcatgtatcatgataggagacaatctaggaatgttaatagaagttatgatgcttttaattctcatgccatgattgcctctagttcttctattatgcatgatagaaagttGGCtaagaaaaatgctatgcctagaagaaatgttgttcatgttcctaggaaagtaaacaatgaaccttctacaattttccATACttacaatgcttcctttgctatttgtagaaaggataagaaagtgattgctaggaagttaggggcaagatgcaagggagataaaacttgcatctgggtccctaagactattgtaactaaccttgtaggacccaacatgagttgggtacctaagacccaagcctaaattgccttgcaggtttatgcatccgggggatcaagctggattatcgacagcggatgcacaaaccacatgacggaggagaagaagatgttcacctcctatgtcaagaataaagattcccaagattcaatcatattcagtgatgggaatcaaggcaagattaaaggcttaggcaagattgcaatctcaaatgagcactccatttctaatgtgtttttagtggagccacttggatataatttgttatccgttagtcaattatgtaatatgggatataattgtttattcacaaatgtagatgtgtctgtctttagaagaagtgatggttcattagcttttaagggtgtactagacggcaaattttatttagttgattttgcaaaagaggaggccggtctagatgcatgcttaattgctaagactagcatgggctggctgtggcatcaccgcttagcacatgtggggatgaagaaccttcacaagcttctaaaaggagaacacatgatagatctaactaatgttactttcgaaaaggatagaccttgtgcagcttgtcaagcaggtaaacaagtgggaagctctcatcatgccaaaaatgtgatgaccacatcaagacctttggagctgcttcatatggacctcttcggacccgtcgcctatctaagcataggaggaagtaagtatggtcttgttatagttgatgatttttcccgcttcacttgggtattctttttgcaggataaaactgaaacccaacggaccctcaagcgcttcctaaaaagagctcaaaatgagtttgagctcaaggtgaagaagataaggagcgacaacgggtccgagttcaagaaccttcaagtggaggagtaccttgaggaggatgggatcaagcatgagttctccattccctacacaccacaacaaaatggtgtggtagagaggaagaacaggacgctcatcgatgtggcgaggatgatgcttggagagttcaagacccccgagcgcttttggttagaagccgtgaacatggcttgccacgccatcaaccgggtctaccttcaccgcctcctcaagaagacttcgtatgagctactaaccggtaacaaacccaatgtttcgtatttccgagtctttgggagtaaatgctacattttagtgaagaagggtaggaattctaaatttgctcccaaagcggtagaagggtttttgttaggttatgactcaaatacaaaggcgtatagagtcttcaacaaatcatcgggtttggttgaagtctctagcgacgttgtatttgatgagactaatggctctccaagagagcaagttattgatcttgatgatgtagatgaagaagacgttccaacgaccgcaatacgcaccatggcgattggagatgtgcggccacaggaacaaaaggaacaagatcaaccttcttcctcaacaatggtgcatcccccaactcaagacgatgaacaggttcatcaagaggaggcgtgtgatcaagggggagcacagaatgtccaagttgaagaggaagaagcacctcaagtccctccaactcaagttcgagcgacgattcaaaggaatcatcccgtcgaccaaattttgggtgacattagcaagggagtaactactcgttctagattagttaatttttgtgagcattactcttttgtctcttctattgaagcctctcagggtagaagaggccttgctagatccggactgggtgttggccatgctggaagagctcaacaacttcaagaggaatgaagtttggacattggtgcctcgtcccaagcaaaacattgtgggaaccaagtgggtgttccgcaacaaacaagatgagcacggggtggtgacaaggaacaaggctcgacttgtggcaaaaggttatgcccaagtcacaggtttggactttgaggagacttttgctcctgtggctaggctagagtccattcgtattctacgagcatatgccgctcaccattctttcaggttgttccaaatggatgtgaagagcgctttccttaacgggccaatcaaggaggaggtgtacgtagagcaaccccctggcttcgaggatgaacagtaccccaaccacgtgtgtaagctctctaagacgctctatggacttaagcaagccccaagagcatggtatgaatgccttagagactttttaattgctaatgctttcaaggttgggaaagccgatccaactcttttcactaagacttgcgatggtgatctttttgtgtgccaaatttatgtcgatgacataatatttggttctactaatcaaaagtcttgtgaagagtttagcagggtaatgacgcagaaattcgagatgtcaatgatgggcgagttgaactactttcttgggttccaagtgaagcaactcaaggacggcaccttcatctcccaaacgaagtacacccaagacttgatcaagcggttcgggatgaaggacgccaagcccgcaaagactccaatgggaaccgacggacacaccgacctcaacaaaggaggtaagtacgttgatcaaaaggcataccgatctatgatagggtctttactttatttatgtgctagtagaccggatattatgcttagtgtatgcatgtgtgctagatttcaatctgatccaagggagtgtcacttagtggccgtgaagcgaattcttagatatttagtcactacgccttgcttcgggatctggtatccaaaggggtctacctttgacttaattagaTATTcaaactccgattatgctggatgtaaggtcgataggaagagtacatcagggacgtgtcaattcttaggaaggtccctggtgtcatggagttctaagaaacaaacctccgttgccctatccaccgctgaggccgagtatgttgccgcaggacagtgttgcgcacaactacttttgatgaggcaaaccctccgggactttggctacaatctgagcaaagtcccactcctatgtgacaatgagagtgctatccgcatagcggacaatcctattgagcacagccgcacaaagcacattgacatccgacatcactttttgagagaccaccagcaaaagggagatattgaagtgtttcatattagcaccgagaaccagctagccgatatctttaccaagcctctagatgagaagaccttttgcaggctgcatagtgagctaaatgtcttagattcgcggaacttggattgatttatagcatacatgtgttttatgccttgatcatgttccttatgcattttgttgcttatttatgatgctcaagttgtacaagcactccccggacctcacaaatccatttgcaagtgatgcacactttgagggggagatgtgctacaacttgaccctttgagactaaccatgtgcttgagttttcttaatttagtctcaaaggaggtttgaaagggaaaaggtggacttggaccatgaaagacttccactgcactccgatgagagggtaacttattccaagttcatctcatgtactcttattgcctttgtattcttatttgaagattttggtgaggcaatggggttccaaggccaagattgatcccgttttggtgcttgatgccaaagggggagaaaataaggccaaagcaataaatggatcagctaccacttgagaattttgaaaatagtagaatagtgcttttggtttgtcaaaactctcttgttgtctcttttgtcaaaagttggcctcttgtggggagaatagttaattatgggaaaaagggggagtttttgaaatctttgatcaatttctcttggaacaactctctttatgtctctacaattgtgtttgaattagagataggagattgaggttgatttgcaaaaacaaaaccaagtggtggcaaagagtgatccatatatgccaaatttgaatcaaaacaattttgagttctcatttgtattgatgtcgCACTTCTTTtacttgctttttgttgtgttggcataaatcaccaaaaaggggaagattgaaagggaaatgtgcccttgggccatttctaagtattttggtgattgagtgccaacacaagtggacttgtgcaaagtgatggacaaagtgcaaatcaagtctaaaggtatgtttctagacttagtacattgttttaagaactaatgaattgtgtctaagtgctggaaacaggagaaatcaaattgaaaaagagatggctttgttcagccaaagacagctcggtctgggtgcaccggactgtccggtggtgcactggacagtgtccggtggtgcacctgacagtgtccggtgcaccaggctggcgaCTGTCAACTGGCTATTCTCGGGATGCGATCAACGGCGTAtgtctataaatcaccggactgtccggtggtgcaccagactgtctggtgatccattcacaggcgaagtcgtcgctctcgggaagtgattaacggcgtacgactataaatcactggactatccggtggtgcaccggactgtccggtgagccaacggtcagccgggccaacggtcggccgaggattccacgcgtgacgcgtggccgagccaacggtcacaagggggcactggactgtccggtgtgcaccggacagtgtccggtgtgcaccagacagtgtccggtgcgccaatggctctgaatctgcaacggtcggcttcgccaaataaggaaagagatccgcaccgaacagtgtccggtggtgcaccggactgtccggtggtgcaccggactgtccggtgcgccaggcgacagaaggcaagaattgccttcctggaatgctctcaacggctcctagctgccttggggctataaaagggacccctaggcgcatggaggaatacaccaagcattctctaagcattcctaagcaccaagacttcaattccgcgcattcgattctttgtgatagcaactagagctccatttgagtagtgtactcttcgggttgtgttgagagctcgtgttgtgacttgtgtgcgtgttgctactctgattttgtgtcttgtgtgcattgctcatcccaaccttactttcgtgcttctttgtgaaaatcaaagtgtaagggcgagaggctccaagttgcggagattcctcgcgaacgggatatagtaaacaaagcaaaacaccgtggtattcaagtgggtctttggaccgcttgagaggggttgattgcaaccctcgtccgttgggacgccacaacatggagtaggcaagtgttggacttggccgaaccacgggataaaccactgtgtctatctgtgttgatctctttgtggttattgcgttttgctaagactcctttctagccacttggccttattgtgctaactcctaatcaagtttttgtggcactaagtttcaagtttcacaggatcacctattcacccctcctctaggtgctctcagagagcAACCTTGACCTCCCGGATCTCTCTCCCACCCACGCCTTGTCGCTGCCGTCTTCTGCTGCACTGCAGCAATGGCCTCCCCCGACCTGCTCTTCAATCTGTGGAACTTCTTCTACCTGGGCGCCTATCAGGCAGCCATTAACATCGACATCCCGGGCCTCGACGCCGACGCCGTCGCTGAGCGCGACGCCATCGTCTTTCGCTCCTACATCGCCCTCGGCTCCTACCAGGTGCGAACACATCTGGCGTCAGGCGCCTCACCGCTAGCTCGTCGCAGTTGGTTCTGGCTCTAATAGGTGGGCACGCGCGCGCGTGCCTTTCTGTGTTTGTGCAGCTGGTGATCAGCTAGAGAAGAAGACTCGCAGGGCTAGTAAGAGGAGGTTCGGAGATGCCCAGGGCCCAGTTGTTGTTGCCCCTTTGTGGGTTCTGTTGTTCCCGGTGGCCATTGTTCCTAATGGGTTCGCGTGGGTTTTCAACAGGCCTATGGAGATAAGCACGAAAGTGCGGCCACCAAAATTGAGGGAGGTGATACAGGTTCCCAAGAAGGTTAGTTGTGTTCAATTTATTACATAAAAGATATATGTTGAATCGATGTTCATTAACTGAAAACATTCATCATGAAAGAATGCAGTTTATATATTGACTTCCTTTACTTCCAGTTAGTGCTTTTATCTACATCTTATTTTCTTTCATGCAAATGTGTAATTACCAATCTGTCTTTAGAGGTTGTATTATGCACTTTGTCTTCTAAATTCATATCAATTTCTGATATCGTTCTTTCCCATAGGTTGGAAGGGATCCAAGATTTGAGCCTGTTTATGGATCTATTGACAAAGAAGGGTAGGACTTGGTTACTCGGATGCATAtgtaattgttctttagtgtccGCATAtgtaattgttctttagtgtccACACACATTCGGTTCATTTTTTATTTGTCAATCTCTGCTTTATCTTGATATACCATTAGAGGTTCTCCAGTGTGTTTTCAGCCTAATGCTCTAAGCATGTATTTATCTGCTTCCTATTATAATGGGTTAATTTAGACCCCTAACTTATTTCACCCAGTTGGTATTTCCATTCATTTTTCTTCTAAAAGCATTACTCCTCAAGTGTTATTTGGTTGTTCATTCTGGTACTAGCTGTAAGCTTGATGAATTCTTGAAACTTATCGATTTGGTTGGTATGCAGGTTTAGGAAAAGATACAATTTCTTATTTGATGAAGACTTTCCTGCTGAAAAATAAGTGAGCTCAATGTTCATATTCAAATGCATTGATTAGAAGATGTTTCTATTCGACGAAAATAATTCTATCCACATTTTTTTGTAGAGACTCCAAAAAATGATTAAGAAATCTAAGGACCTAGACGCCATTGGAGAAATGAAGAGTCGTGTCACGTGGATTGTACGTATACTTAACATGTTGGCTGTTGCCATGAAAATTATCTTTTTCATAAAAGGTTGATGCTTATCTTGTGATAATCGGTGAGCTAAACTtcctgaattttaatttactgatAGCATATTTGGTTAACTTTTTGTCCATTGGATATATGATAGTTGATTGAAGTATGTTGACTATGTtcacttcaacagttcagtcccaGTAGGCAAAAAGGCAATGTTGGCCATACTGCATCACTAGAAACTAGAAAGAGTATATTCATCGTGAAACTCTTGGATATCTATGTTTATCCGCTAAAAGTATATTGTGGATATAATTATTTGTTATTGCATCACAAACTAGACAACAGTTGTGATTTTTGATCTGAATGGAGTTAAAGATGATGTTAGCTATTATGCCTTGCCAGAAACAAGCTGACATCTATGAGAGAACTTTTAAAAGCTGACCTTTGTATGCTTCTGGGAGCAATATGATTGATTGGTTTAGTTGATTCCTGGAATGTAACTACCTACAGGATAAGCAGTTGAAGTCTCATCCTCCAAAGAACGTTGAATCAGAAATCTTGTGTGAGCATATCAAGAAAGAGAGGGAGACAGCAAAGGCTGGAAAACGACCATACTATCTGAAGAAACGTGAGTTCCTCAATCCCAatacctccttcctctcctcactGTCGGTCTATCTTCTAATCAAATGGTTACTATCTGTTCCTCAACTTGATGGTTGATTTTTTGTTCACCAGCTGAACTTCGCGAAAGGAAGCTAATGAACAAGTACAACGAGCTCAAGGTAAAGTCTATAAGGTTTACTGAGAGTTTTTTTGAAAGCTAGGGTATTTGTCTCAGTTCATAAAATTCATGTTCATTGCTCACAGGAGGCAGGAAAGCTTGATGCATTCATGGAAAAGCGGCGGAGGAAGAATGCCTCCAAAGATCATCGGTTCATGCCGTACCGACGCAGTGGAGATGCATAATAGTTTCCTGATTCTGGAGACGAGCGAAAGGATGATTTTAGGACGGTGTTCTCATGGTGGCTGGACACTGGACAGTCAGTGTCTCTGTTACTTTGTTGCCCTAGCCGTACAATCGTCAGCTCCGTGCACAATCTCTACTACTTCTTAAGAATAGAGTGCAGGCGTCCACAGTGGTTTTTTATGTTTCTCATTTCACTCTCTGCATTTTCAGTTACAACTACACTGCATATGCTGGCAGATTTGTTCATATATTACTCCAGCTGACATTTTCACTATCGCAACAGCATCTCTACTACTATTTGTTTTTTTGCATATAAATGTATTTTAACATATTGATtctgtagcaacgcacgggcatattccTAGTATATAATTATCCATCTAATCAACATTATGTCTTGACCCTGTTCAGTAGAATGTAAAATGGCTAAAGACTTTGCTATTTCTCACGCAGTGTTGAAATGTGGTTATCTCCAATACAAAGAAAAATTTGGGATTAGTTCTTTAGTGAATAAATCAAAAATCATTAAACAATTATATGAATGATACCCTGTGTGTGCAAAGTATGATGGATCAGGCTATACAAATATATGATCaaacagagagagggagagaggcaaTTTTCTGATATAAGATTCAAGAGTGATCACTCTTACCTTGCTTTAAGCCTTTCAAGCACCTTTATAGTAACAAGCTGTGATGCCATGCAAGCATCAAGATTTACAAACACGACACGCTTGCTGTTAGGCTCAGCAACGATAAAGGCACAAGCCTTTAGCCTAAAGTGAATTCCTGATGCAATCTGCTCAGCATTTGCATATCCCATCATGTTAACGTCTGCTGCTAGCCCTGTTATGTCATAGCTCCCCATACCGACCAAATATAGTGAATCTGAAAGTGCTGGGCTACAGTTCTGAAGAACGAGTACTAGAAAAAGGCATAACCATATCTTGGACAAACTAAAACCAAAAACTTGGAAACGCGAGGAAGATGATGCCTCCATCTGGAACCAGGGATGGGCTTGTTGATCAACTCATGCAAGTTGGATGTCTCAATAAACTGATAAATTGACTGCAGGCTGCAAAAGAAAAGAGTTGGTAACTATTCTATTAGAAAAACTCACAGATCATAATGGAAGGGAGAGGAGGATATGCGTTATCCAAGCAAGTAAGAAAATGAAATCATGTGATTTTTCTGGAATGTACTAATTGCATTTCTTTTCTCCACATGAACACAGTATACTAACATACATGAGCTAATGTTTACCAAAAATAGCTGCATCTCCCTCGTTAACGGGTATGCAAACAAGCGAAAATACAATGCTTTCTTCCTGGAGAGCTTTGTAGAATACATATATCTCACATTTCTGTGTGCTGTTATGCAGAGTAATGATGGCAGATACTGGTGTAGCAGGAGCTTGGCCTGAAGCCCGTGCCTGATTCTTCTCTGTGTGAGGacttggttcttggtttggctgtgGGGAACAAATTTGGAACTGTCGTCAACTGCATGACTTCAGTTCAGGTTTAAAACCTTATCTAGCTCATTGTGATTGTCTTGATTATGCCATTAAAGAACTTTTAAGATTTGTGTATTATGCCACTAAGACATATTACCTTCTCTATGTTAAAAAGGCATGTTTTGCTTAAACGACTCAGCCAACTACGGCTCTCAGTTGTAGTCTTCATGGTTTTGTTCCTCCATTCTTGGCACGTCCTTATCTGCAAATGAATGTCAACCTTCCATTACTATCTGCCTGCGATGTTTCATCATGAAATTTTCACCAAAGATGCTACTTCGTCACAAATTAGTAACATTCTTTCCCCCATATAGTTGATATGGTTCGAGTGTACTGAGCACTAACAATTGCAGCTCATGAAAATAAGGCCCTTGATTTTTGTCATAGAACAAGAGCGGCTATTTTAATTGCAGCACTCACATGAAAATAAATCTACTCTGCATGCCGGGGATTGAGGCGACTGAAGTGTGAGCCTTCAGCTGCACCTGACATAGTTGATATAGTTTATGATTTCATCGAGCATCACTGCCTTGCCCACCACCCAAAATGAGAAACATTTTACTCTGAATTCAAACCTAAGCAGCACACCAAACTACTCGAGTGACAGCAAGTGCCTGATGTTAATTGAGTGAGTGAGTGAGAGTGTCTTCTCGGTTACCTTGTTGCAACTCAGCACGAGATCCTGTAGCGGCTTCATCTGCTAGCTGATCTTCTCCCGTCTCACATGAATTATACATAAGAAGCAAGGAAAAAAACTCAACACACGAATCTCTGTAGCCAGCAAGGATGACGATGCAAAGAAATAATAGTGCAACAGAGCCTTAGGGAAATGTACCCTCTCCATGAGGTTGTGACAGTCCATCGCCTCGCCATGCCTTGCTCACCACGCCTTGCCCAGACATGGATGTAGTCCTTGGGCAGCTAGGGGGGCTTCGTTGCGTTGTCCTTCCCCTGCTTCTTTCCACCATTCTCGGGTTGTCCTCTGTGCCACCGCGCTTGGTCGATATGCACCACTTCCCATTGGATTCCTCCTGTAGAAAACACAACCAGAATGAAATACAATAGGATGATGTTTTGCTTCTATTGTTGATCAAGCAAGAGATAAACCTCATATTTCAGATAACATTCGAGAACATCTAAAAACATTGGACTACTTTCAGCACTCTTGCTCCCCTCAGCTCCACTTTTGTTAGAGAAGTCTTTCAGTTCATTCTATCAGAAGTCCGGCTGATTTACAAACAAAACAGGGAAACATATTAATGGATATTGATATCAAAaatgtaaaaatgaaatattatgaatgGTTACCAGTTACCAGGTTACACTCTGGAAAGTAAAGTTTCATTGTGTGACTTAGTTGTGGTCACTCCAAGTATTCACAAACAAGTGCAGTCAGTAACCTACCTGCAATTTAACAGACATCCTCTCAGGTGGTCTCTGGTTGAGAACCATCCCGCCTTGTGGGTTCTGAACCTGCTACCCTTGAAGCAGTTTCTTCGCTGAAATGAGGATGTAATAGTGACAGTGGGTAAATGATTGAGCAGCAGCACACTGTCTGTGTGTTTAAATGCTAGTTACTCACCAATCTCATAGAACACGTCGTTCACATTGATAGCTGTTTTGGCAGAAGTTTCCATGAAGAAGAGACCATTCTCTTGAGCATACACCTTTGCTTCCTGCAGCATAGGATAAAGTTACCTAATGTATTTTGTTTTGGTTCAGTAGACACCATCACAATCAAACGAGAGGAAGACAAAAAAAACATTGCTGCTATCATGCACCAACATTTTCATGCTCCCAGGTCCCAGCTTACACGAGACATCAAACTGGAAGTAATCACTAAAAAGACATTCTGTGTTCCCTACCACTCTGAAACATATTGTTGGCCGATAAAGATGCAGCGATTGAATGCAAAAGCTTCTAGGATGAGAAATCACTAAAGAATGAAGATGGCAGCAGCTACATAAACAAATGTGGTAGCTCATGAATGTGTTAAAAATAGAACTTGAGAAGCACATTAACATACATCTGCTGACACCTGCCTCGTATCTAACAAATCAGCCTTGTTCCCAGCAAGAGCCACTATTGTATTCGAGTTTCCTGCATTAAAAAGGAAAGGAAAATTAAAACAAAAACTTGTAGATCAGCAGCACACTCAATGACATAATACATCCACAGATAACCCCTTCCAAAAAAAATTCACATCGTACTCGCTGAATCAACTTCTTACACAGCTCTTCGATGGGACTGAGGTAAAAAGTGCATGTATTCAGGGGTCTAAGATCCAAAATATCAATATCTTTACTTTTGAAGCAAACTTCCACCATACAAGTGCATGTTCTAATATGT from Zea mays cultivar B73 chromosome 6, Zm-B73-REFERENCE-NAM-5.0, whole genome shotgun sequence harbors:
- the LOC118472280 gene encoding neutral ceramidase: MEASSSSRFQVFGFSLSKIWLCLFLVLVLQNCSPALSDSLYLVGMGSYDITGLAADVNMMGYANAEQIASGIHFRLKACAFIVAEPNSKRVVFVNLDACMASQLVTIKVLERLKARYGDLYNENNVAISGIHTHAGPGGYL